A portion of the Segatella copri DSM 18205 genome contains these proteins:
- the typA gene encoding translational GTPase TypA: MQDIRNIAVIAHVDHGKTTLVDKMMLAGKLFRDGQDNSGEVLDSNDLERERGITILSKNVSINWKGTKINILDTPGHSDFGGEVERVLNMADGCLLLVDAFEGPMPQTRFVLQKALQLGLKPIVVVNKVDKPNCRPEEVYEMVFDLMCDLDATEDQLDFPVVYGSAKNGWMGEDYNHPTDNIDYLLDKIIEVIPAPKQLEGTPQLLITSLDYSSYTGRIAVGRVHRGTLKDGMNVTICHRDGTQEKTKIKELHTFEGMGHKKTDHVDSGDICAVIGLEKFEIGDTICDFENPEPLPPIAVDEPTMSMLFTINDSPFFGKEGKFCTSRHIQERLNKELEKNLALRVQPYEDSTDKWIVSGRGVLHLSVLIETMRREGYELQVGQPQVIYKEIDGVKCEPVEELTINVPEEFASKMIDMVTRRKGDMTSMLNMGERVDIEFDIPSRGIIGLRTNVLTASQGEAIMAHRFKEYQPYKGEISRRSNGSMIALETGTAFAYAIDKLQDRGKFFIDPGEEVYGGEVVGEHVHDNDLVVNVTKAKQLTNVRASGSDDKARVIPKTVMSLEECLEYIREDEYVEVTPKNMRMRKIELDHLKRKRSNKD, translated from the coding sequence ATGCAAGACATTAGAAACATTGCAGTTATTGCACACGTTGACCATGGTAAGACTACATTGGTCGACAAGATGATGCTCGCCGGTAAGCTGTTCCGCGACGGCCAGGATAACAGCGGCGAAGTGCTCGATTCCAACGACTTGGAGCGCGAGCGTGGTATAACCATTCTCTCAAAGAATGTATCTATCAATTGGAAAGGTACTAAGATTAATATCCTCGATACTCCTGGACACTCTGACTTCGGTGGTGAGGTTGAGCGCGTGCTCAACATGGCAGACGGATGCCTCCTCCTCGTCGATGCTTTCGAGGGTCCGATGCCCCAGACCCGTTTCGTGCTCCAGAAGGCATTGCAGCTCGGACTGAAGCCTATCGTCGTTGTTAATAAGGTAGATAAGCCTAACTGTCGCCCTGAAGAGGTGTACGAGATGGTGTTCGACCTGATGTGCGACCTCGATGCTACAGAAGACCAGCTCGACTTCCCTGTAGTTTACGGTTCTGCCAAGAACGGCTGGATGGGCGAGGACTATAATCATCCAACAGACAATATCGATTATCTGCTCGATAAGATAATTGAGGTTATCCCAGCTCCTAAGCAGCTCGAGGGTACTCCACAGCTCCTTATCACATCACTCGATTACAGCTCTTATACAGGTCGTATCGCCGTAGGTCGTGTACATCGCGGTACATTGAAGGACGGCATGAACGTTACTATCTGCCACCGCGACGGAACCCAGGAGAAGACCAAGATCAAGGAACTCCACACCTTCGAGGGTATGGGCCACAAGAAGACCGATCATGTAGATTCTGGCGATATCTGTGCTGTTATCGGCTTGGAGAAGTTCGAGATTGGTGATACCATCTGCGACTTCGAGAACCCAGAGCCACTGCCTCCAATCGCAGTCGATGAGCCTACCATGAGCATGCTCTTCACCATCAACGATTCACCATTCTTCGGTAAGGAAGGCAAGTTCTGTACATCACGCCATATCCAGGAGCGCTTGAACAAGGAGCTCGAGAAGAACCTCGCTCTCCGCGTACAGCCTTACGAGGATTCTACCGATAAGTGGATTGTATCAGGTCGTGGTGTGCTCCATCTCTCTGTCCTCATCGAGACCATGCGCCGCGAGGGCTATGAGCTCCAGGTCGGTCAGCCTCAGGTTATCTATAAGGAGATTGACGGTGTGAAGTGCGAGCCTGTAGAGGAGTTGACCATCAACGTACCAGAGGAGTTTGCTTCTAAGATGATTGATATGGTAACCCGCCGCAAGGGTGATATGACCTCTATGCTGAACATGGGCGAGCGTGTAGACATCGAGTTTGATATCCCATCACGTGGTATCATCGGTCTGCGTACCAACGTGCTTACCGCTTCTCAGGGCGAGGCTATCATGGCTCACCGCTTCAAGGAGTATCAGCCATACAAGGGTGAAATCAGCCGCCGTTCTAACGGTAGCATGATTGCGCTCGAAACCGGTACTGCCTTTGCTTACGCCATCGATAAGCTGCAGGATCGTGGTAAGTTCTTCATCGACCCGGGTGAGGAGGTTTACGGCGGCGAGGTTGTAGGTGAGCATGTTCACGACAACGACCTGGTAGTCAACGTAACCAAGGCTAAGCAACTTACCAACGTGCGTGCTTCCGGTTCTGACGATAAGGCTCGCGTCATTCCTAAGACCGTGATGAGTCTTGAGGAGTGTCTGGAGTATATCCGTGAGGACGAGTACGTAGAGGTAACTCCAAAGAACATGCGTATGCGCAAGATCGAACTCGATCACCTGAAGCGCAAGCGCAGCAACAAAGACTAA
- a CDS encoding transporter: MGALGYLLFANVPFLVPIGDYCGPRLVSLMPVVLFSLLYVTFCKIEIKEMKPKAWHFILQLIRTSLALMMVVLIFEFGSDYSTKLVLEGAFICFICPTAAAVAVVTEKLGGSIGSLTTYTVIANIFTMVIIPSLFPMVEKGADVSFLMMSAMVFRNVTTVLVVPLLLALLSRRFLPKWVDKVKNVKDLGFYMWCFNLTILMGETVRNMLHAEVSGVTMLLLLFVPLLVCLLQFAIGKAVGRHFGASISAGQALGQKNTVVGIWLTLTFLNPLAAVAPGAYVVWQNLVNGWQLWYKEKYGKLKW, from the coding sequence ATGGGAGCATTGGGCTACCTGTTATTCGCCAATGTGCCCTTTCTGGTGCCCATTGGCGATTATTGTGGTCCGAGGTTGGTAAGTCTGATGCCGGTGGTGCTGTTCTCCCTGCTCTATGTTACTTTCTGTAAGATAGAAATCAAGGAGATGAAGCCTAAGGCGTGGCATTTCATCCTCCAGCTCATCCGTACCTCGCTGGCATTGATGATGGTGGTGCTTATCTTCGAGTTCGGCTCCGATTACAGTACCAAACTGGTTCTAGAGGGTGCCTTCATCTGCTTCATCTGTCCTACGGCAGCCGCCGTGGCTGTGGTTACGGAGAAGTTGGGCGGCAGTATCGGTTCGCTAACCACCTATACGGTCATCGCCAACATTTTTACGATGGTCATCATTCCGAGTCTTTTCCCGATGGTAGAGAAGGGGGCAGATGTATCGTTCCTCATGATGAGTGCGATGGTGTTCCGCAATGTCACTACCGTGCTGGTGGTGCCTCTGCTGCTTGCCTTGCTGAGCCGCCGGTTCCTGCCAAAATGGGTGGATAAGGTGAAGAATGTAAAGGATTTGGGCTTTTATATGTGGTGTTTCAACCTCACGATACTGATGGGCGAAACGGTTCGCAACATGCTCCATGCCGAAGTATCGGGCGTAACGATGCTTCTGCTGCTCTTTGTACCGCTGCTGGTATGTCTCCTCCAGTTTGCCATCGGCAAGGCGGTAGGCAGGCATTTCGGTGCGAGTATCAGTGCCGGTCAGGCGTTGGGACAGAAGAATACGGTAGTGGGCATCTGGCTCACCCTCACCTTCCTGAATCCTCTTGCTGCCGTAGCACCGGGTGCCTATGTAGTATGGCAGAATCTGGTCAATGGCTGGCAACTTTGGTATAAAGAAAAATATGGCAAGCTTAAGTGGTAA
- a CDS encoding S-ribosylhomocysteine lyase, giving the protein MNKIPSFTINHNKLLRGIYVSRKDEVGGEVITTFDIRMKVPNQEPCLHNGAIHTIEHLAATYLRNDEEWKDRIIYWGPMGCLTGNYLLIKGDLESKDIVELMKRTFQFIADFEGEIPGQAAKDCGNYLLHDLPMAKYEARKYLDEVLCCIREENLIYPTQD; this is encoded by the coding sequence ATGAATAAGATTCCAAGTTTTACAATCAATCACAATAAGCTGCTCCGCGGCATCTACGTGAGCCGTAAGGACGAAGTAGGCGGAGAAGTCATCACAACATTCGATATCCGCATGAAGGTGCCTAACCAAGAGCCTTGTCTGCACAACGGTGCCATCCACACCATTGAGCACCTGGCTGCCACCTATCTGCGCAACGACGAGGAGTGGAAGGACCGCATCATCTACTGGGGACCGATGGGATGCCTCACGGGCAACTATCTCCTCATCAAGGGCGACCTGGAGAGCAAGGACATCGTGGAACTGATGAAGCGCACCTTTCAGTTTATCGCTGATTTCGAGGGTGAGATTCCGGGACAGGCGGCAAAGGACTGCGGCAACTACCTGCTCCACGACCTGCCTATGGCGAAATATGAAGCCAGAAAATATCTGGATGAGGTGCTCTGCTGCATCAGGGAAGAAAACCTCATCTACCCTACCCAGGATTAG
- a CDS encoding 5'-methylthioadenosine/adenosylhomocysteine nucleosidase, with translation MKIGIIVAMDKEFAQLKTLLTESQVERKNYKDFVIGKIGNNEVVMQQCGIGKVNSTIGAVEMIDNYHPDLVISSGVAGGADINLNVTEVVVATNCVYHDAYCGEECEFGQILGMPASFKTPKEYVEKALAINNLPGNRHPKIHAGQIVSGEWFVDSKEKMRSILEHFPQVMAVDMESCSIAQTCHIYKTPFISFRIISDVPLKDTKAQQYFDFWAKMAEGSFNVTKAFLESL, from the coding sequence ATGAAAATAGGAATTATCGTTGCGATGGACAAGGAGTTCGCGCAACTCAAAACATTATTGACCGAATCGCAGGTTGAGAGAAAAAACTATAAGGACTTCGTTATCGGAAAGATAGGCAATAACGAGGTGGTGATGCAACAATGCGGCATCGGTAAGGTGAACAGTACCATAGGTGCCGTGGAAATGATTGACAACTATCACCCTGACCTCGTCATCTCTTCAGGCGTGGCTGGAGGAGCTGATATCAACCTCAACGTGACTGAGGTGGTGGTGGCAACCAACTGCGTTTACCACGATGCCTACTGCGGCGAGGAATGCGAATTCGGACAGATTCTGGGCATGCCTGCTTCCTTCAAAACACCTAAGGAATATGTGGAGAAGGCACTCGCCATAAACAACCTGCCGGGCAATAGGCACCCGAAGATCCACGCCGGACAGATTGTGAGCGGCGAATGGTTTGTAGACAGCAAGGAGAAGATGCGCTCTATCCTGGAACACTTCCCTCAGGTGATGGCGGTGGATATGGAGAGCTGCTCTATCGCCCAGACCTGCCACATCTACAAGACGCCTTTCATCTCCTTCCGCATCATCAGCGATGTACCGCTGAAAGATACCAAGGCACAGCAGTATTTCGACTTCTGGGCTAAAATGGCTGAAGGCTCTTTCAATGTTACCAAGGCTTTCCTCGAAAGTCTGTAA
- a CDS encoding phage antirepressor KilAC domain-containing protein — translation MQKEWTQELNRSLCALHILYYQSGQYLLYADYAHMGLAKSRTRYSAFLDPKSDGRQEKMGRAYTHTYLVWTERGRKFIHDLAQRYWELIER, via the coding sequence TTGCAGAAGGAGTGGACCCAGGAGCTGAACCGCTCGCTCTGTGCTCTGCATATCCTGTATTACCAGAGCGGTCAGTATCTCCTCTATGCTGATTATGCCCACATGGGTTTAGCCAAGAGCCGTACCCGCTACAGCGCCTTCCTAGACCCGAAGAGCGATGGCAGACAGGAGAAGATGGGTAGAGCCTACACCCATACCTATCTCGTATGGACCGAACGAGGGCGAAAGTTCATCCATGACCTCGCCCAGCGATACTGGGAACTCATTGAAAGGTAA
- a CDS encoding outer membrane beta-barrel protein has product MKRLAFIMLALLLALMPAAAQNYRDSRYYNSKTDRLDYRYNHNYGSPYYGFRIGPAFTFVNSDNSRLDGDDWQTGLNVGIVAGIPLTDSAPLYLETGLSYIEKGGKKELPEGKMTYNLNYLEIPAVLKYKYEVDDHFSIQPQVGGYFAVGVGGKIKDFAKHEAESSFKDANFRRLDGGIRIGCGIGYDMFYADLTYDIGLANICHDSFDKSRNGALQLNFGVNF; this is encoded by the coding sequence ATGAAAAGATTAGCATTCATCATGCTGGCATTGCTCCTGGCTCTGATGCCGGCAGCAGCACAGAATTATCGTGACAGCAGATATTACAACAGCAAGACAGACCGTCTCGACTACCGTTACAACCACAACTACGGCAGCCCGTATTACGGATTCCGCATCGGTCCTGCCTTCACCTTTGTCAATTCCGACAATTCCCGACTGGATGGTGACGACTGGCAGACCGGCCTGAATGTGGGCATAGTAGCCGGCATTCCATTGACCGACAGCGCCCCACTCTATCTCGAAACCGGACTTTCATATATAGAGAAAGGGGGCAAGAAGGAACTTCCTGAAGGCAAGATGACCTACAATCTCAACTATCTTGAGATTCCAGCCGTACTGAAGTACAAGTACGAAGTAGACGACCACTTCTCCATCCAGCCTCAGGTAGGCGGCTATTTTGCCGTTGGTGTAGGAGGCAAGATCAAGGACTTTGCCAAGCATGAAGCAGAGAGTTCATTCAAGGATGCAAACTTCCGCCGCCTTGATGGTGGTATCCGCATCGGCTGCGGCATCGGCTACGACATGTTCTATGCCGATCTCACCTACGATATCGGTCTTGCCAACATCTGCCACGACAGTTTCGACAAATCGCGCAATGGAGCCCTCCAGCTCAATTTCGGAGTTAACTTCTAG
- a CDS encoding YfhO family protein, with protein sequence MKFLKKYLLDILVVIAFAIISFVYFMPADMDGRILFRHDAAAGKGLGHEKELFQQQTGETTRWTNSVFGGMPTYQMSPSYDSNQVLSQIVKAYHLWLPDYVWYVFVYLLGFYIMLRAFNFRQSLAVLGSIIWAFSSYFFIIIAAGHIWKVWALAYLPPMIAGVVLAYRGKYLKGLLLTAIFSAFEVQANHVQMTYYYLFIILFMVIAFLADAIKKGELARFGKATAVCVVGALIGISLNLSNLYHTWQYGQETMRGKSELVKKNAANQTSSGLDRDYITQWSYGIDETWTLMIPDAKGGASVPLAQNQQAMEKADPNFVQIYQQLGQYWGNQPGTSGPVYVGAFVCMLFILGLFIVKGPMKWAMLAATILSILLAWGRNFMPFTNFFLDYVPMYAKFRTVASILVIAEFTIPLLAMMALKKIVDEPEILTEKIKYVYASFGLTAGFCLLFAIMPGVFFPDFVSVQETQALQQLPQEYISPIMSNLTDIRKGIFTSDCWRSFWIILIGSALLMLFKMKKLGKEYMIAGIAVLCLVDMWMVNKRYLYDDMFVDKAQRDTPQQMTETDKIICRDKELDYRVLNLASNTFNENETSYYHKSIGGYHPAKLRRYQEMIEAHIAPEMQKTMQAVAAAGGDMTKVNGDSIYPVLNMLNTKYFIMPLQGGQTVPVQNPYAYGNAWFVDEVKYVNNANEEIDGVGKVNLRHVAVADAKFKEQLAQSVKQDDTSVVKMTQYKPNNLTYEVKSSKGGVIVFSEIYYPGWTATVDGQPAELGRVNYILRALNVKAGSHKVVLDFHPQSLKNTETVAYIGYGVLALLIIIGVVVEVRKRKKE encoded by the coding sequence ATGAAATTTTTGAAGAAGTATCTACTGGATATTCTGGTAGTTATTGCATTTGCAATCATCTCCTTCGTCTACTTTATGCCTGCCGATATGGACGGACGAATCCTCTTCCGACATGATGCAGCGGCAGGAAAGGGACTGGGACATGAAAAGGAACTCTTCCAGCAGCAGACGGGAGAGACTACACGATGGACGAACTCGGTGTTTGGCGGTATGCCTACCTATCAGATGTCGCCTTCGTATGACAGTAATCAGGTGCTCAGCCAGATTGTGAAGGCATATCATCTGTGGTTGCCGGACTATGTTTGGTATGTCTTTGTATACCTCCTGGGCTTCTATATCATGCTGCGTGCCTTCAACTTCAGACAGTCGCTGGCGGTGCTGGGAAGTATCATCTGGGCATTCTCGTCCTACTTTTTCATCATTATCGCTGCCGGACATATCTGGAAGGTATGGGCGCTGGCTTATCTGCCTCCGATGATTGCGGGCGTGGTGCTTGCCTATCGGGGCAAGTATCTCAAGGGACTGCTCCTTACTGCCATCTTCTCGGCTTTCGAGGTGCAGGCTAACCACGTGCAGATGACTTATTACTACCTCTTTATCATCCTCTTCATGGTGATTGCCTTCCTGGCAGATGCCATCAAGAAAGGCGAACTCGCACGCTTCGGAAAGGCTACGGCAGTATGCGTGGTGGGTGCCCTCATCGGTATCTCGCTCAACCTCTCGAACCTTTATCATACCTGGCAGTATGGTCAGGAAACCATGCGAGGAAAGAGTGAACTTGTAAAGAAAAATGCGGCTAACCAGACCAGCAGCGGACTGGATAGAGACTATATCACACAGTGGAGCTACGGTATCGACGAAACCTGGACGCTGATGATTCCGGATGCCAAGGGCGGTGCCTCCGTTCCGCTGGCGCAGAACCAGCAGGCGATGGAGAAGGCTGATCCTAACTTCGTTCAGATTTACCAGCAGCTGGGACAGTACTGGGGCAACCAGCCGGGAACGAGCGGACCGGTATATGTAGGCGCCTTCGTCTGCATGCTCTTTATCCTGGGTCTGTTTATCGTGAAGGGTCCGATGAAGTGGGCGATGCTTGCTGCCACCATCCTGAGCATCCTGCTCGCCTGGGGTAGAAACTTCATGCCGTTTACCAATTTCTTCCTCGATTATGTGCCGATGTATGCCAAGTTCCGTACGGTGGCATCTATCCTGGTCATCGCAGAATTCACCATCCCGCTCCTGGCGATGATGGCGCTGAAGAAGATTGTGGATGAGCCAGAGATTCTGACAGAGAAGATAAAATATGTATATGCCAGTTTCGGTCTGACAGCAGGCTTCTGTCTGCTTTTTGCCATCATGCCGGGCGTATTCTTCCCTGATTTCGTATCGGTACAGGAGACACAGGCGCTGCAGCAGTTGCCTCAGGAGTATATCTCTCCAATCATGAGCAATCTGACAGATATCCGCAAGGGCATCTTCACATCCGACTGCTGGCGTTCGTTCTGGATCATCCTCATCGGTTCGGCACTGCTGATGCTCTTCAAGATGAAGAAGCTGGGCAAGGAATATATGATTGCCGGTATCGCCGTGCTCTGTCTGGTGGATATGTGGATGGTGAACAAGCGCTATCTCTACGATGATATGTTCGTAGACAAGGCGCAGCGCGATACACCGCAGCAGATGACCGAGACCGACAAGATTATCTGCCGTGACAAGGAACTCGACTATCGTGTGCTGAATCTGGCATCGAATACATTCAATGAGAACGAAACCTCTTACTACCACAAGAGCATCGGCGGTTATCATCCAGCCAAGCTCCGTCGCTACCAGGAGATGATTGAGGCACATATTGCTCCTGAGATGCAGAAGACGATGCAGGCGGTAGCTGCTGCGGGCGGCGATATGACCAAGGTGAACGGCGACAGTATCTATCCGGTATTGAACATGCTGAATACCAAATACTTCATCATGCCGCTGCAGGGCGGACAGACCGTTCCGGTTCAGAATCCGTATGCCTACGGCAATGCATGGTTCGTAGACGAGGTGAAGTATGTGAACAATGCCAACGAGGAAATCGATGGTGTGGGCAAGGTGAACCTCCGACATGTGGCTGTGGCTGATGCCAAATTCAAGGAACAGCTGGCGCAGAGCGTGAAGCAGGATGATACTTCGGTGGTGAAGATGACGCAGTATAAGCCGAACAACCTGACTTACGAGGTGAAGTCGAGCAAGGGCGGCGTGATCGTATTCTCTGAGATTTACTATCCGGGCTGGACGGCTACGGTTGATGGACAGCCGGCTGAACTGGGTAGGGTAAACTATATTCTGCGTGCGCTGAACGTGAAAGCAGGCAGCCATAAGGTAGTGCTCGATTTCCATCCTCAGTCGCTCAAGAATACCGAGACTGTGGCTTACATCGGTTATGGCGTTCTGGCTCTCCTTATTATAATAGGTGTAGTGGTTGAGGTGAGAAAACGCAAGAAGGAATAG
- a CDS encoding GSCFA domain-containing protein produces the protein MRFRTEIDIPKADFEIEAAERMLFVGSCFADNLGRRFVENRFRATVNPFGVMYNPASILHTVEKCSEVRPRVAVFTLGTNHVYILKETGEIVDNCQKRPQRLFEERELSVDECAGYLQKAISLLKSQTAASDGSEGTLKVIITVSPIRYAKYGYHGSQLSKATLLLAADKLVKENPGVVSYFPAYEIMNDELRDYRFYKEDMLHPSEQAVEYIWERFRATYFGKAAELFLEDWRPIREALGHKPFHPESEEHQKFIARTEEKNRQFEEKYHLL, from the coding sequence ATGCGATTTAGAACAGAAATAGATATTCCGAAGGCCGACTTCGAGATAGAGGCGGCAGAGCGGATGCTCTTTGTGGGCAGTTGCTTTGCCGACAATCTGGGTAGGAGGTTTGTGGAGAACCGCTTCCGGGCTACGGTGAATCCCTTCGGGGTGATGTATAATCCGGCAAGCATTCTCCATACGGTAGAGAAATGTTCCGAGGTCCGCCCTCGTGTGGCTGTCTTTACGCTGGGTACCAACCATGTGTATATCCTGAAGGAGACGGGCGAGATAGTGGACAACTGCCAGAAGCGCCCGCAGCGCCTCTTCGAAGAGCGGGAACTGAGCGTGGACGAATGTGCAGGCTATCTGCAGAAGGCTATCAGTCTGCTGAAATCGCAGACCGCAGCATCTGATGGCAGTGAAGGCACTCTGAAGGTAATCATCACGGTAAGTCCTATCCGCTATGCGAAATACGGCTATCACGGGAGTCAGCTTTCGAAGGCTACGCTCCTGCTGGCAGCCGATAAGCTGGTGAAGGAGAATCCCGGAGTGGTGAGCTATTTTCCGGCTTACGAGATCATGAACGATGAACTTCGTGACTACCGCTTCTACAAGGAAGACATGCTGCACCCGAGCGAACAGGCTGTGGAATATATCTGGGAGCGGTTCCGGGCAACTTACTTCGGCAAGGCAGCGGAGCTGTTTCTGGAAGACTGGAGGCCTATCCGCGAAGCACTCGGCCACAAGCCCTTCCATCCCGAGAGCGAGGAACACCAGAAGTTCATCGCCAGGACGGAAGAGAAAAACAGACAATTTGAGGAGAAATATCATCTCTTATAA